The following are encoded in a window of Bacteroidia bacterium genomic DNA:
- a CDS encoding OmpA family protein, with the protein NLGPPINTDGNEGAQCISPDGQWIFMTACNRRDGEGSCDIYISHKTANGWSEPRNPKSPLNSAKWESQPGFSVDGKTLYFSSNRPGGKGGMDIWYSTFVTGKGWGEPKNLVIVNTPGNEQSPFIHPDDQTLYFSSNGLPGMGEADLFYCRRQPDGYWGIPQNLGYPINTPGDEQSLIVSATGDTAFISTDKKGGFGNLDIYSFALYPEARPQTVTYFKGKITDKDNRQPLEANFELIDIATGEIKARSSSTPGTGEFLVSLPMNRNYALNVSKDNYLFFSESFELKGSNSASKPVFKNVELSPIKAGEKVVLKNIFFDSNKFDLKSESNAELDKLVELLKKNPSMKIEISGHTDNIGNKTANKTLSENRAKSVIDFLISKGIESGRLVPKGYGDEKPIDSNETETGRANNRRTEMTIL; encoded by the coding sequence TAAATTTAGGTCCGCCCATTAACACCGACGGAAATGAAGGGGCTCAATGCATTTCACCGGATGGACAATGGATATTTATGACAGCTTGCAATCGAAGAGATGGAGAAGGAAGTTGTGATATTTATATTTCCCACAAAACAGCCAATGGTTGGAGCGAACCAAGAAATCCTAAATCTCCCTTAAATTCTGCTAAATGGGAAAGTCAACCAGGCTTTTCAGTTGACGGTAAAACTTTGTACTTTTCAAGCAATCGTCCTGGTGGCAAAGGAGGAATGGATATTTGGTACAGTACTTTTGTAACCGGTAAAGGATGGGGAGAACCCAAAAACCTGGTGATTGTCAATACTCCGGGCAATGAACAAAGCCCATTTATCCACCCGGATGACCAAACTCTTTACTTTTCTTCCAACGGATTACCCGGTATGGGCGAAGCAGACTTATTTTATTGCCGTCGCCAACCGGATGGATATTGGGGTATCCCTCAAAACCTAGGATATCCAATCAACACTCCGGGCGATGAACAAAGCCTTATTGTTAGCGCTACCGGTGACACCGCTTTTATTTCAACTGACAAAAAAGGTGGATTCGGAAATTTAGACATCTACTCTTTTGCACTTTACCCGGAAGCCAGGCCCCAAACGGTAACCTATTTTAAAGGAAAAATAACGGATAAGGATAACCGTCAACCACTAGAAGCAAACTTCGAGCTAATCGATATTGCAACAGGTGAAATTAAAGCAAGATCAAGCTCTACCCCCGGTACAGGAGAATTCCTGGTTAGTCTGCCAATGAACCGAAATTATGCCTTAAATGTATCGAAGGACAATTATTTATTCTTTTCTGAATCTTTTGAATTAAAAGGTAGTAATTCCGCATCCAAACCGGTTTTTAAAAATGTGGAATTAAGTCCAATAAAAGCCGGTGAAAAAGTAGTACTGAAAAATATTTTCTTCGACTCCAATAAATTTGACCTCAAGTCTGAATCCAATGCAGAACTTGACAAACTAGTGGAATTACTCAAGAAAAACCCTTCCATGAAAATTGAAATAAGCGGCCATACCGATAATATTGGAAATAAAACTGCCAATAAAACCCTCAGCGAAAACAGAGCCAAATCGGTTATCGACTTCCTAATTTCAAAAGGTATAGAATCAGGACGTTTGGTTCCTAAGGGGTATGGCGATGAAAAACCAATCGATTCTAACGAAACAGAAACAGGAAGAGCTAATAACCGAAGAACCGAAATGACAATTCTTTAA
- a CDS encoding PDZ domain-containing protein, translating to MGMNYKMGSSKPQTRVLELEMTIDKAFFQSNGDLIVQLPDWRPGRYELGNFAKNILHFEPRNENNEVLAFQKTGKSSWLILTNGSNSVQIKYGYYAAVLDAGSCWVDSSQIYVNPVHCCLYIPGYEQTPCTLQIEIPSHFEIAGSLKRIGHNQFEAKDFHELVDSPFIASPSLQHHSYLVGNTTFHLWFQGECKLDWNRIIPDFEKFTQQQMTAMGGFPTTEYHFLFQILTTAYYHGVEHLKSTVIVLGPSYNLMKPVLYPELLGISSHELYHSWNIKTIRPIEMMPYQYNRENFSRLGYVAEGITTYYGDLFLHRSGSFTTYEMMKELTRHIQKHLDNYGRFNLSVGSSSWDTWLDGYVEGIPHRKVSIYTEGALCAFMVDILIRRNTGNRNSLDDVMEYLYNEFGKKGIGYSESDYKQALERFGETDFTWFFKDYYNGTVDYEPLLADCLDYIGYQINKVRSRMYFENRFGFKIKFGQNGASIITSVAPNSLSEKAGLSKDDMITGINGIKLENNLKEWCKYFAEETITLEVYSQNQFKQVMLVPNESDRYFQLVNLQQNADLSPEQKYNLRQWSKSLTE from the coding sequence ATGGGAATGAACTATAAAATGGGTAGTTCCAAACCTCAAACCAGGGTTTTGGAACTTGAAATGACAATTGATAAGGCCTTTTTCCAATCCAATGGTGATTTGATTGTACAACTCCCTGATTGGAGACCTGGCAGATATGAACTTGGAAACTTTGCTAAAAACATCCTTCATTTTGAACCACGAAATGAAAATAACGAAGTTTTAGCTTTTCAAAAAACCGGTAAATCAAGTTGGTTGATTCTAACCAATGGCTCCAACTCGGTTCAAATTAAATACGGATACTACGCTGCGGTGCTAGATGCAGGAAGTTGTTGGGTTGATTCATCACAAATCTATGTAAATCCCGTCCATTGTTGCCTCTATATTCCAGGTTACGAGCAAACCCCATGCACTTTGCAAATCGAAATCCCTAGTCATTTTGAAATTGCCGGATCCTTAAAACGAATTGGTCACAATCAATTTGAAGCCAAGGATTTTCATGAATTAGTTGACAGCCCTTTTATTGCTTCTCCAAGCCTTCAGCATCATTCCTATTTAGTCGGTAACACTACCTTCCACCTTTGGTTTCAAGGTGAATGTAAACTAGATTGGAACCGAATCATCCCTGATTTCGAAAAATTTACCCAGCAGCAAATGACGGCTATGGGAGGATTTCCCACAACCGAATACCATTTTCTATTTCAAATCCTAACTACTGCATATTATCACGGAGTAGAACATCTTAAATCAACAGTTATTGTTCTGGGACCCAGCTACAATTTAATGAAACCGGTTTTATACCCTGAATTATTGGGCATAAGCAGCCATGAGCTTTACCACAGTTGGAATATTAAAACCATTCGTCCAATTGAAATGATGCCTTATCAGTATAACCGGGAAAATTTTAGCCGCCTGGGTTATGTAGCAGAAGGTATTACAACCTATTATGGTGACCTGTTTCTTCACCGAAGCGGCAGTTTTACTACCTATGAAATGATGAAAGAATTAACCCGTCATATCCAAAAACATCTGGATAATTATGGACGCTTTAATCTTTCCGTTGGTTCTTCTTCTTGGGACACCTGGCTTGACGGATATGTAGAAGGAATTCCTCACCGAAAAGTTTCTATCTATACCGAAGGTGCCTTATGCGCCTTTATGGTTGACATCCTAATCAGACGAAATACAGGTAATCGGAATAGCCTGGATGATGTTATGGAATACCTATATAATGAATTTGGCAAAAAAGGTATTGGCTATTCTGAATCGGATTATAAACAAGCATTAGAACGCTTTGGAGAAACCGATTTTACCTGGTTCTTTAAAGATTATTACAACGGAACTGTTGATTATGAACCTTTGCTTGCTGATTGCCTGGATTATATAGGCTATCAAATCAATAAAGTAAGGTCCAGAATGTATTTTGAAAACCGATTCGGATTTAAAATAAAATTCGGACAAAATGGAGCCAGCATTATTACCTCCGTCGCTCCCAATTCATTATCCGAAAAAGCCGGACTTTCCAAAGATGATATGATTACCGGTATTAATGGCATTAAACTTGAAAACAACCTGAAAGAATGGTGCAAGTACTTTGCCGAAGAAACAATTACCCTGGAAGTTTACTCTCAAAACCAATTTAAACAGGTTATGTTGGTACCTAATGAATCAGATCGATATTTCCAATTAGTAAATCTTCAACAAAATGCTGATTTAAGCCCTGAACAAAAATACAACCTTCGTCAATGGAGTAAATCACTAACAGAATGA